The nucleotide sequence ATCGTGAAGTACGCCGCGCAGAAAGGGTATGCCATCAACCCCAGCCTGATGATGAGCAAGAACCTCGAAGTGTGGCTGAGCGAGATGGAGGCGACCTTCGGTAAGCGCTACTGCCCCTGTTTCGAGCCTTCGGGGGACGCGAAGCTCGACAAGCAGATGTGCTGCCCCTGCGAGTTCATCGACGACGAGATCGACGAGTACGGTACCTGCCACTGCGCGCTGTTCGGTCGCGGGGACCTCGACAAGGCGGGCTGGAAGGCCTCTTCGCAGCGCCTGATGGGGGAGTACCGCGTGCCGCTGAACATGAAAGAGGGCGTGCTTGACACGCGCGGCATGCCGCTCGACCCGCGCCGCGGCCTGCCCATCCCCGACGCCATGCACCAGATGAAAGCGACGCTCAACGGGTACGGCGGCAAGACGCTGCGCATGATCGTCGAACGCGATCAGGAGGCGAAGAACCTGGAGACCATCGCCGCGTTCAGGGGCTACGGCTTCTCCAAAGCGGAGACGGGAGACGGCATCGCCGTGACCCTGGACCTGGAAGGCGGAAACGCGCAGGGCACATCGGGAAGCTGCGGACAGTAGACCTCTTCTCGCCAGGTACGGAGGGGTTTTTAAAATCTAAAGCGATTTTCCCTATACTGTAGATATTGATATATAATAGTCAAAAAGGGGGATACCATGAAAAAGCTCGCACTCATGCTCGGACTTA is from Sulfurimonas sp. HSL-1656 and encodes:
- a CDS encoding ferredoxin-thioredoxin reductase catalytic domain-containing protein produces the protein MLKMMIGFMKDYWKYRDAVKKQHRWIVKYAAQKGYAINPSLMMSKNLEVWLSEMEATFGKRYCPCFEPSGDAKLDKQMCCPCEFIDDEIDEYGTCHCALFGRGDLDKAGWKASSQRLMGEYRVPLNMKEGVLDTRGMPLDPRRGLPIPDAMHQMKATLNGYGGKTLRMIVERDQEAKNLETIAAFRGYGFSKAETGDGIAVTLDLEGGNAQGTSGSCGQ